In a single window of the Hoeflea algicola genome:
- a CDS encoding ion channel has product MAVTKQISLSRSGNLLFALYSLATAHILEAGLYAVGFNLGEIMGIGGFAQGNVSSFMDVFYFSVVNYSSLGLGDIYPTGHLRFLAGIEALNGFLLIRGC; this is encoded by the coding sequence ATGGCGGTCACCAAACAGATCTCTCTTTCGCGGTCTGGCAATCTTCTATTTGCCCTATATTCTCTGGCGACTGCCCACATCCTTGAAGCAGGACTCTACGCTGTTGGGTTCAACTTGGGCGAGATCATGGGCATCGGTGGTTTTGCTCAAGGGAATGTCAGTTCTTTTATGGATGTCTTCTATTTCTCCGTTGTCAATTACTCGTCATTGGGGCTTGGAGATATTTATCCCACGGGTCATTTGCGTTTTCTTGCAGGCATTGAAGCACTGAACGGCTTCCTGCTGATTAGGGGCTGTTGA
- the tnpA gene encoding IS66-like element accessory protein TnpA, whose protein sequence is MDTTLEILTTGKTGRERHRRWPDEMKARIVSESLRPGVTVNEVAGRYGLQPNRLSSWRTMARQGKLVLPAPEDAMEFAAMVVETPAAEPPAKEVSRPEIIVGPVTIRLEEGASTARVVAVARALATSA, encoded by the coding sequence ATGGACACTACACTGGAGATACTGACGACTGGGAAGACCGGGCGTGAGCGACATCGCCGTTGGCCTGATGAGATGAAGGCCAGGATCGTTTCCGAGAGCCTGAGGCCAGGCGTGACAGTGAACGAGGTTGCGGGCCGCTATGGGCTGCAGCCGAACCGCCTGTCGTCGTGGCGCACGATGGCACGGCAGGGCAAGTTGGTGTTGCCTGCGCCCGAAGATGCGATGGAATTCGCAGCGATGGTCGTTGAGACCCCTGCCGCCGAACCGCCGGCCAAAGAAGTCAGCCGTCCCGAGATCATTGTCGGCCCTGTCACGATCCGCCTGGAGGAAGGTGCATCGACCGCTCGGGTCGTGGCTGTTGCACGTGCGCTTGCGACCTCGGCATGA
- the tnpB gene encoding IS66 family insertion sequence element accessory protein TnpB (TnpB, as the term is used for proteins encoded by IS66 family insertion elements, is considered an accessory protein, since TnpC, encoded by a neighboring gene, is a DDE family transposase.) — protein MIFPSNRVRIMVATKPVDFRKGHDGLAALVKNELRKDPFTGTVFVFRSRRADRLKLIYWDGSGLVMAYKRLEDHTFTWPGIRDGLMTLGHAQFEALFAGLDWRRVRSVETRAPEAIE, from the coding sequence ATGATCTTTCCATCAAACCGCGTACGGATCATGGTGGCGACGAAGCCTGTGGACTTCCGCAAGGGCCATGACGGCTTGGCTGCGCTGGTGAAGAACGAGTTGCGCAAAGACCCGTTCACTGGAACGGTGTTCGTGTTCCGGTCACGCAGGGCGGATCGGTTGAAGCTGATCTACTGGGATGGCAGCGGTCTTGTGATGGCCTACAAGCGACTGGAAGATCACACCTTCACTTGGCCGGGTATCAGAGATGGCCTGATGACATTGGGCCATGCTCAGTTCGAAGCGCTGTTTGCGGGTCTCGACTGGCGACGCGTTCGTTCCGTGGAAACGAGAGCACCGGAGGCCATCGAATAG